Proteins encoded within one genomic window of Microbacterium sp. zg-B185:
- a CDS encoding ATP-binding cassette domain-containing protein — protein MLELRGITKSYGGRRVLDDVSFDVRPGRLTGFVGGNGAGKTTTMRIVLGVLAGDGGTVTLDGTEVTAASRRRFGYMPEERGLYPKMKVLEQIVYLARLHGYSKADATERARVLLEQLGLGERLGDNVETLSLGNQQRAQIAAALVHEPQVLILDEPFSGLDPLAVDVVAGVLQERAAGGAAVLFSSHQLDVVERLCDELVIIAGGRIRAAGTRDALRAEHSRRRYELVSASDAGWLRDEPGVEVLEFDGGYAVFETESEQTTQRVLRRAVAQGDVASFAPQHPTLAQIFKEVIQ, from the coding sequence ATGCTGGAGCTCAGAGGGATCACGAAGAGTTATGGCGGGAGGCGGGTGCTGGACGACGTGTCGTTCGACGTGCGACCGGGCCGGCTCACCGGGTTCGTCGGCGGCAACGGCGCCGGCAAGACCACCACGATGCGCATCGTGCTGGGCGTGCTCGCCGGCGACGGCGGCACGGTCACACTCGATGGCACCGAGGTCACTGCGGCCTCCCGGCGTCGATTCGGGTACATGCCCGAGGAACGCGGCCTGTATCCCAAGATGAAGGTGCTCGAGCAGATCGTCTACCTGGCGCGGCTGCACGGCTACTCGAAGGCGGACGCCACCGAGCGGGCGCGCGTCCTCCTGGAACAGCTCGGCCTCGGCGAGCGCCTGGGCGACAACGTGGAGACGCTCTCGTTGGGTAACCAGCAGCGTGCGCAGATCGCCGCCGCGCTCGTGCACGAACCGCAGGTGCTGATCCTGGACGAACCGTTCTCGGGTCTGGATCCCCTGGCGGTGGATGTCGTGGCCGGCGTCCTCCAGGAACGCGCCGCAGGCGGCGCCGCCGTCCTGTTCTCCTCGCACCAGCTGGATGTCGTCGAGCGGCTCTGCGACGAGCTCGTCATCATCGCCGGAGGCAGGATCCGCGCCGCCGGAACCCGCGACGCCCTGCGCGCCGAGCACTCCCGACGCCGGTACGAGCTGGTCTCGGCCAGCGACGCGGGTTGGCTGCGCGACGAGCCCGGCGTGGAGGTCCTCGAGTTCGACGGCGGCTACGCCGTGTTCGAGACCGAGAGCGAGCAGACCACCCAGCGCGTGCTGCGCCGCGCCGTCGCGCAGGGCGATGTCGCGAGCTTCGCGCCACAGCATCCGACCCTCGCCCAGATCTTCAAGGAGGTCATCCAGTGA
- a CDS encoding MFS transporter, producing the protein MSQSESDGTDRDVIAEARAESERPGGFAGPVTAETDGDGLGSASAVRTGRPRAPRSLWRDRNFLTLWSGQAFSQFGSQIQELAIPVLAVLILNATELQVGMLTAAGVAAFLVVGLPAGAWIDRMRKRHVMIWADAVRALALGLIPLLWWLGTLQMWHLYAVALVVGIATVFFDVSYQSIIPSLVRPSQIAEANGKLQSTYELANIAGPGIGGWLIGILTAPFAILATVGTYVISFVALLLTRDDEQDRAPEDRAPILHEIWEGLRFVFTEKLLRRIVGTTGASNFFNTISMTMLPIFLLRELGLSPISMGVIFSLGAVGGLAGAIATPHIVRWVGEARSIPLSAIGFSVVAVFLPVAAMVPSVAFPLLVAQGFVASFTVLWYNITQVTFRQRITPPRLLGRMNASVRFVVWGVMPLAALLSGALGAWLGVVATMWIGALGQLFAALFVLIGPFWSLRDLPDAHAPAAR; encoded by the coding sequence ATGTCCCAATCCGAGTCGGATGGCACGGACCGCGACGTGATCGCCGAGGCCCGTGCCGAATCCGAGCGACCGGGCGGGTTCGCCGGCCCGGTCACCGCGGAGACGGACGGCGACGGGCTCGGGTCTGCATCCGCCGTCCGCACCGGGCGCCCCCGGGCTCCCCGGAGCCTGTGGCGGGACCGCAACTTCCTCACCCTGTGGAGCGGACAGGCGTTCAGCCAGTTCGGATCGCAGATCCAGGAGCTCGCGATCCCCGTGCTGGCCGTGCTGATCCTGAACGCGACTGAGCTGCAGGTGGGCATGCTCACCGCCGCGGGCGTCGCCGCGTTCCTGGTCGTCGGACTCCCGGCGGGGGCGTGGATCGACCGGATGCGCAAGCGCCACGTCATGATCTGGGCGGACGCGGTCCGCGCGCTGGCGCTCGGGCTCATTCCGCTGCTGTGGTGGCTCGGCACCCTGCAGATGTGGCATCTGTATGCCGTCGCCCTGGTCGTGGGGATCGCGACGGTGTTCTTCGACGTGTCCTACCAGAGCATCATCCCCTCGCTGGTGCGCCCGAGCCAGATCGCCGAGGCCAACGGCAAGCTGCAATCCACGTACGAGCTGGCCAACATCGCCGGTCCGGGAATCGGCGGCTGGCTCATCGGCATCCTCACCGCGCCCTTCGCCATCCTCGCCACCGTCGGCACGTACGTCATCTCGTTCGTCGCCCTCCTGCTCACGCGAGACGACGAACAGGACCGCGCCCCCGAGGACCGTGCCCCGATCCTGCACGAGATCTGGGAAGGGCTGCGCTTCGTCTTCACCGAGAAGTTGCTCCGCCGAATTGTCGGGACGACCGGCGCCTCGAACTTCTTCAACACCATCTCGATGACGATGCTGCCGATCTTCCTGCTGCGCGAACTCGGGCTGAGCCCGATCTCGATGGGGGTCATCTTCTCGCTGGGCGCCGTCGGCGGTCTGGCCGGCGCCATCGCCACCCCGCACATCGTGCGGTGGGTCGGCGAGGCCCGGTCGATTCCGCTCAGCGCGATCGGATTCAGCGTCGTCGCGGTCTTCCTGCCGGTCGCGGCGATGGTGCCGTCCGTCGCCTTCCCCCTCCTGGTCGCGCAGGGATTCGTCGCCAGCTTCACGGTGCTCTGGTACAACATCACGCAGGTGACCTTCCGGCAGCGGATCACCCCGCCGCGCCTGCTCGGGCGGATGAACGCCTCGGTCCGCTTCGTCGTGTGGGGTGTGATGCCGCTGGCCGCGCTGCTCTCCGGTGCCCTCGGCGCGTGGCTCGGGGTGGTCGCGACGATGTGGATCGGCGCCCTCGGCCAGCTCTTCGCGGCGCTGTTCGTGCTGATCGGCCCGTTCTGGTCGCTCCGCGACCTGCCCGACGCCCACGCACCCGCGGCCCGCTGA
- a CDS encoding NAD(P)/FAD-dependent oxidoreductase: MVEVLVVGAGPVGTLLAAELVRRGVDVRLLERRSRPGGGTRAIGVHAPVLAALEESGATERLLDAARRVPRGEARAGSRILGIVRFDHLSARFPFVATLPQAETEAVLGGLAPAPERGADVTVIRPRPTGVDVTIARPGRADEELLAPLVVLAGGWSARHLAFRADRIPTTTYRDRYLMSDIPVGDGADADIAVVNLAPSGVLESFPLPGSMRRMVAWDTAADQADDSTSARVQRLKAALRARGEASVADAVVTATAFGVRRVCAPRLRHGRLLVIGDAAHEVSPIGGQGMNLGLLDAVGLAPLLTRWVHERAAPEAGLAAWERRRVRSAVRAGRLAAVNTVLGRPRGAAADLARRTFVRGMLAPPLGRGFAWAYAMGLDAGP; the protein is encoded by the coding sequence GTGGTTGAGGTCCTCGTCGTCGGCGCCGGACCGGTCGGCACCCTTCTCGCAGCCGAGCTCGTGCGCCGCGGCGTCGACGTGCGCCTCCTGGAGCGTCGGTCGAGGCCGGGCGGAGGCACGCGCGCGATCGGCGTGCACGCACCGGTCCTGGCCGCTCTCGAGGAGTCCGGAGCCACCGAGCGCCTGCTGGACGCCGCCCGCCGGGTGCCCCGCGGCGAGGCGCGCGCCGGGTCTCGGATCCTCGGCATCGTGCGCTTCGACCACCTGTCGGCCCGCTTCCCGTTCGTCGCGACCCTGCCGCAGGCCGAGACCGAGGCGGTGCTGGGCGGGCTCGCACCCGCCCCGGAGCGCGGTGCCGATGTGACAGTGATCCGGCCGCGACCGACCGGCGTGGACGTGACCATCGCACGACCGGGCCGGGCGGACGAAGAACTGCTCGCACCGCTGGTCGTGCTGGCCGGCGGCTGGTCGGCCCGGCACCTGGCGTTTCGCGCCGACCGGATTCCGACCACGACGTACCGGGACCGTTACCTGATGTCCGACATCCCCGTCGGCGACGGGGCGGATGCCGATATCGCCGTCGTGAATCTCGCACCGAGCGGGGTGCTGGAGTCCTTCCCGCTGCCGGGGTCGATGCGTCGCATGGTGGCGTGGGATACCGCGGCCGATCAAGCCGACGACTCCACGTCCGCTCGAGTGCAGCGACTGAAGGCGGCGCTGCGAGCCCGGGGTGAAGCATCCGTCGCCGATGCCGTCGTCACCGCGACCGCATTCGGGGTGCGGCGGGTGTGCGCGCCGCGGCTGCGCCACGGGCGGCTGCTGGTGATCGGGGACGCCGCGCACGAGGTCAGTCCGATCGGCGGGCAGGGCATGAATCTTGGGCTGCTCGATGCGGTCGGGCTGGCGCCGCTGCTGACGCGGTGGGTGCACGAGCGCGCGGCGCCCGAAGCGGGGCTGGCGGCATGGGAGCGCCGCCGCGTCCGCTCGGCCGTGCGGGCCGGACGACTGGCGGCCGTCAACACGGTGCTCGGTCGTCCGCGCGGCGCCGCCGCCGACCTGGCGCGTCGCACGTTCGTGCGCGGCATGCTGGCTCCGCCGCTCGGGCGCGGCTTCGCGTGGGCCTACGCGATGGGCTTGGACGCCGGCCCCTGA
- a CDS encoding helix-turn-helix domain-containing protein, producing the protein MSQERIVLDEGDPAAQARIRALGSATRLRILRLCAFESRTNKELAELLGVNPGTMLHHVRTLVQTGFLAAEPDRAGTQGAREVPYRATGLSWRTSMPGGSLVMVETFLQQIAGLPPDDVDTTWLGLKINDEHREELAQRLYEVINEFKERGPDPDGQPYSLFTALHPDLNPPSAR; encoded by the coding sequence ATGAGCCAGGAGCGGATCGTGCTGGACGAGGGCGACCCGGCCGCGCAGGCGCGCATCCGCGCCCTCGGCTCCGCGACGCGACTGCGGATCCTGCGGCTGTGCGCCTTCGAGTCGCGCACGAACAAGGAGCTCGCCGAGCTGCTCGGGGTCAACCCCGGGACGATGCTGCATCACGTGCGAACGCTCGTGCAGACCGGGTTCCTGGCAGCCGAACCCGACCGCGCCGGCACCCAGGGGGCGCGCGAGGTGCCGTACCGGGCGACCGGACTGTCGTGGCGGACCTCGATGCCGGGCGGGTCGCTTGTCATGGTCGAGACGTTCCTGCAGCAGATCGCGGGACTGCCGCCGGACGACGTGGACACGACGTGGCTCGGGCTGAAGATCAACGACGAGCACCGCGAGGAGCTGGCGCAGCGCCTGTACGAGGTGATCAACGAGTTCAAGGAGCGCGGTCCGGATCCCGACGGTCAGCCCTACTCCCTGTTCACCGCGCTGCATCCCGACCTCAACCCGCCGTCCGCGCGCTGA
- a CDS encoding UbiA family prenyltransferase — protein MRIAGDPRPSVIAALWRSTHPGPSLVVTAVALTLGVAAGLDPWRIAVLTAAILLGQLSVGLSNDAIDARRDRLIARTDKPLASGDVSLRVAWAAVSVCVLLSLGLSVALSWAMGLAHLVALASAWSYNAGLKSTPVSVLPFMVSFGLLPSLVTLSAAEPRPAAGWAWIAGAALGIAIHLTNVLPDLDDDARTGVRGLPHRLGRRLSAVIAALALVGGAVAVLVGPASPAGPEWLSIVIFVGVVAIAAAGLVLALVRPPGRRVFQLVMLASLLLCVLLAATGRALAA, from the coding sequence ATGCGAATCGCCGGTGATCCGAGACCGTCGGTGATCGCGGCACTCTGGCGCTCGACGCACCCGGGCCCCAGCCTCGTCGTGACCGCAGTGGCGCTCACCCTCGGAGTCGCCGCAGGCCTGGACCCCTGGCGGATCGCGGTGCTGACCGCGGCGATCCTGCTCGGGCAGCTCTCGGTCGGGCTCTCCAACGACGCCATCGACGCGCGTCGGGACCGTCTCATCGCGCGTACCGACAAGCCGCTCGCGAGCGGGGACGTGTCGCTGCGCGTCGCGTGGGCGGCGGTATCCGTCTGTGTGCTGCTGTCGCTGGGGCTGTCCGTCGCCCTGAGCTGGGCGATGGGGCTCGCGCACCTGGTGGCGCTGGCATCCGCGTGGTCCTACAACGCGGGGCTGAAGTCCACGCCGGTCTCGGTGCTGCCGTTCATGGTCAGCTTCGGGCTGCTGCCTTCGCTGGTCACGCTGTCCGCCGCGGAGCCGCGGCCCGCCGCCGGGTGGGCGTGGATCGCCGGCGCCGCTCTGGGCATCGCGATCCACCTGACCAACGTCCTGCCCGATCTGGATGACGACGCCCGCACCGGTGTTCGCGGCCTGCCGCATCGCCTCGGTCGTCGCCTCTCCGCGGTGATCGCGGCGCTCGCGCTGGTCGGGGGAGCGGTGGCGGTGCTGGTCGGACCCGCGTCTCCGGCGGGACCGGAGTGGCTGAGCATCGTCATCTTCGTCGGCGTGGTCGCCATCGCCGCGGCCGGTCTGGTGCTCGCGCTGGTGCGGCCCCCCGGGCGACGCGTGTTCCAGCTCGTCATGCTCGCGTCGCTGCTGCTGTGCGTCCTGCTCGCGGCGACGGGTCGGGCGCTCGCCGCCTGA
- a CDS encoding acyl-CoA dehydrogenase family protein gives MTSVALPRTIFGDYHDEFRDVVRRFVEREVTPHLAAWGEAGRVDRDLFRKAAETGLLGITAPEEYGGGGMDDFRFNAIVIEEFARAGASDVSMSISGENDLVAPYFTNFGTADQNERWLAPMLAGRKVGAIAMTEPGTGSDLAAITTTAVPEGDVLVLNGAKTFISNGLLADFFIVAVRTDPAAGRKGISMLIVDADAAGFTRSGPLKKIGLPAQDTAELFFQNVRVPRTNVLGGEGEGFTNMRRNLAIERLSIAITSMARMRATFEQALAYAGERRAFGERIADFQANRFYLAELATEIEVTQTFIDRCILDASGHELDEITAAMAKWWTTELHQRVIQRALQLHGGYGFMREYAVARDYMDSRVATIFGGTTEIMKEIIGRRLTR, from the coding sequence ATGACCAGTGTCGCTCTTCCCCGTACGATCTTCGGCGATTACCACGACGAGTTCCGCGACGTGGTACGCCGCTTCGTGGAGCGCGAGGTCACCCCGCACCTCGCCGCCTGGGGCGAGGCCGGACGCGTCGACCGCGACCTCTTCCGCAAGGCAGCCGAGACCGGTCTGCTCGGGATCACCGCGCCCGAGGAGTACGGCGGCGGCGGCATGGACGATTTCCGGTTCAATGCGATCGTGATCGAGGAGTTCGCTCGCGCCGGCGCGAGCGACGTGTCGATGTCGATCAGCGGTGAGAACGACCTCGTCGCGCCGTACTTCACCAACTTCGGCACCGCGGATCAGAACGAGCGCTGGCTCGCCCCGATGCTCGCCGGGCGGAAGGTCGGCGCGATCGCCATGACAGAGCCGGGCACCGGCTCGGATCTGGCCGCCATCACGACCACCGCCGTCCCGGAGGGCGACGTGCTCGTGCTCAACGGCGCCAAGACCTTCATCTCCAACGGCCTGCTTGCGGACTTCTTCATCGTGGCCGTCCGCACCGATCCTGCCGCAGGCCGCAAGGGGATCAGCATGCTGATCGTGGATGCGGATGCTGCGGGATTCACCCGCTCCGGACCGTTGAAGAAGATCGGCCTGCCCGCGCAGGACACCGCTGAGCTGTTCTTCCAGAACGTCCGCGTTCCGCGGACCAACGTGCTCGGCGGCGAGGGCGAGGGCTTCACCAACATGCGCCGCAACCTCGCGATCGAGCGTCTCAGCATCGCCATCACGTCGATGGCGCGGATGCGGGCGACCTTCGAGCAAGCGCTCGCCTACGCCGGCGAACGCCGCGCCTTCGGCGAGCGCATCGCGGATTTCCAGGCCAACCGCTTCTACCTGGCCGAACTGGCGACCGAGATCGAGGTGACGCAGACCTTCATCGATCGGTGCATCCTCGATGCGTCCGGGCACGAGCTGGATGAGATCACCGCCGCGATGGCCAAGTGGTGGACGACCGAGCTGCACCAGCGCGTGATCCAGCGGGCGCTGCAGCTGCACGGCGGATACGGCTTCATGCGGGAATACGCCGTCGCTCGGGACTACATGGATTCCCGCGTCGCCACGATCTTCGGCGGCACGACCGAGATCATGAAGGAGATCATCGGGCGCCGCCTGACCCGCTGA
- the rraA gene encoding ribonuclease E activity regulator RraA, translating into MTIATADLYDQRGDALNSLALQLHDLGGRTAFDGPIRTVRCHRDNALVKAVLAGPGNGAVLVIDGGGSLESALVGDVIAASAVDQGWAGIIVFGAVRDRAAIRTLPIGVKALGSNPRKSAKDGTGEVDVPIVIAGVAFTPGRHVWADADGVLVERPEES; encoded by the coding sequence ATGACGATCGCGACTGCGGACCTGTACGACCAGCGCGGGGACGCGCTGAACTCGCTGGCACTCCAGCTGCACGACCTGGGCGGACGCACCGCATTCGACGGTCCGATCCGCACGGTGCGGTGCCATCGCGACAATGCGCTGGTCAAGGCGGTCCTGGCCGGACCGGGCAACGGCGCGGTGCTGGTGATCGACGGCGGCGGCTCGCTCGAGTCCGCCCTCGTCGGGGATGTGATCGCGGCATCCGCTGTCGATCAGGGCTGGGCCGGGATCATCGTCTTCGGGGCCGTTCGCGATCGTGCGGCGATCCGCACTCTGCCCATCGGCGTGAAGGCGCTCGGGAGCAATCCGCGTAAGAGCGCGAAGGACGGGACGGGCGAGGTGGATGTGCCGATCGTCATCGCCGGGGTGGCCTTCACGCCGGGCCGGCACGTATGGGCCGATGCGGACGGCGTGCTGGTGGAGCGGCCCGAGGAGAGCTGA
- a CDS encoding type III polyketide synthase: MTARILSIGTATPPTTITQDRIRDFFAQQPDCDRLTQRLIRATFDAAQIERRHTVLRELGDPGRDGIFVDAAGALRSPGTALRNAEYIRLAPELSRRAAQSALDEAAMPASRITHVVTVSCTGCFAPGPDFRIVRDLGLASSTERYHLGFIGCAAAFPALRAAERFCAAQPDAAVLVVCTELCSLHIRPSTSPDQIVSSSVFADGSAAAVITADAAERPGLDLERFGTTLTSEGEKDMAWTIGDDGFEMVLTGEVPRIIGREIRAAVDGFLDGEVPTSWAVHPGGRSILDRVQAGLELAPEALQASRAVLRDYGNMSSATVMFILRELLHDDTVGDGARIAGLAFGPGLTVESALFTKRTAAVVPTAGAERHLAAAG; this comes from the coding sequence ATGACCGCACGCATCCTGTCGATCGGAACCGCGACGCCACCGACGACGATCACACAGGATCGCATCCGCGACTTCTTCGCCCAGCAGCCCGACTGCGACCGGCTGACGCAGCGTCTCATCCGCGCCACGTTCGACGCCGCCCAGATCGAGCGGCGGCACACGGTCCTCCGCGAACTGGGCGATCCCGGTCGCGACGGCATCTTCGTCGACGCCGCGGGCGCGCTGCGCTCCCCCGGCACCGCGCTGCGCAACGCGGAGTACATCCGGCTCGCACCCGAGCTGTCCCGCCGAGCGGCGCAGTCCGCGCTGGACGAGGCGGCGATGCCGGCATCCCGGATCACGCACGTCGTCACCGTCTCGTGCACCGGATGCTTCGCCCCCGGCCCCGACTTCCGGATCGTCCGCGATCTGGGACTGGCATCCTCGACGGAGCGCTACCACCTGGGGTTCATCGGGTGCGCGGCCGCATTCCCCGCGTTGCGCGCCGCTGAGCGGTTCTGCGCCGCGCAGCCGGATGCGGCGGTGCTGGTCGTGTGCACGGAGCTGTGCAGCCTGCACATCCGGCCGAGCACGTCGCCGGATCAGATCGTCTCGTCCTCCGTGTTCGCCGACGGATCGGCCGCGGCGGTCATCACGGCCGATGCGGCCGAGCGTCCCGGCCTGGACCTGGAGCGGTTCGGCACGACCCTGACCAGCGAGGGCGAGAAGGACATGGCCTGGACCATCGGCGACGACGGGTTCGAGATGGTCCTCACCGGCGAAGTCCCCCGGATCATCGGCCGGGAGATCCGGGCTGCGGTGGACGGCTTCCTGGACGGCGAGGTGCCCACTTCCTGGGCGGTCCACCCCGGTGGCCGCAGCATCCTGGATCGGGTTCAGGCCGGGCTGGAACTGGCCCCCGAAGCGCTGCAGGCATCGCGGGCCGTGCTGCGGGACTACGGCAACATGTCCAGCGCCACGGTGATGTTCATCCTGCGCGAACTGCTGCACGATGACACGGTCGGAGACGGCGCCCGGATCGCCGGCCTCGCCTTCGGACCTGGCCTCACCGTGGAATCGGCGCTCTTCACCAAGCGGACCGCGGCGGTCGTGCCCACTGCCGGCGCAGAACGACACCTGGCAGCGGCGGGATGA
- a CDS encoding nitroreductase family protein, translated as MTATLSRSADTDAPVLDVLSARWSPRAFAVDAPIDESKLASALEAARWAPSANNSQPWRFIVARRGSSAHDAIHDSLLGFNQAWADKAAVLIVAVAETADTSGKATPFAAYDLGQAVAHLSVQAHHDGLHVHQMGGFDVDALRARFDLGENLRPVTVIALGVLGDAADLPEALQERESAPRVRRALSDSILLDA; from the coding sequence ATGACTGCCACCCTGTCCCGCTCTGCCGACACCGACGCTCCCGTTCTCGACGTGCTCAGCGCGCGTTGGAGCCCCCGCGCGTTCGCGGTGGACGCTCCCATCGATGAGTCCAAGCTCGCGAGCGCCCTCGAAGCGGCGCGGTGGGCTCCGTCGGCGAACAACAGTCAGCCCTGGCGGTTCATCGTCGCCCGCCGCGGCAGCTCGGCCCACGACGCGATCCATGACAGTCTGCTCGGCTTCAATCAGGCATGGGCGGACAAGGCCGCGGTGCTCATCGTCGCCGTGGCGGAGACCGCGGACACCTCCGGAAAGGCGACGCCCTTCGCCGCGTACGATCTCGGGCAGGCTGTCGCGCACCTGAGCGTGCAGGCCCACCATGACGGGCTCCACGTGCACCAGATGGGCGGCTTCGACGTCGACGCGCTGCGCGCGCGGTTCGACCTCGGCGAGAACCTCCGCCCCGTCACCGTCATCGCCCTCGGCGTACTCGGCGACGCCGCCGACCTGCCGGAGGCGCTTCAGGAACGCGAGTCGGCGCCCCGTGTGCGTCGCGCGCTGTCCGACAGCATCCTCCTCGACGCCTGA
- a CDS encoding methyltransferase domain-containing protein: MSLAERDVALRELMDDPSCDPDRLRATLRRFETINQLVSRWRPVYRSRIRPFLATRDGPVRVLDLGCGGGDVIAQLSRWAQSDGFEVEWVGVDPDPRALEVALSRPAPPRTTFLCADGADLLATGERFDLVLSNHVVHHLTPAELGEFVEQSRDLSRGIVLHSDIERGRLAYALYAIGVTPFAAGTFLRTDGLRSIRRSYLQDELADVLGTPWQVEKSARFRLLAVAPGSAGG; encoded by the coding sequence ATGAGCCTGGCCGAGCGCGACGTCGCCCTGCGCGAGCTGATGGACGATCCATCGTGCGACCCGGACCGCCTGCGCGCCACGCTGCGGCGTTTCGAGACGATCAACCAGCTGGTGTCGCGGTGGCGACCGGTCTACCGATCACGCATCCGCCCCTTCCTGGCGACCCGCGACGGGCCGGTGCGCGTCCTGGACCTCGGCTGCGGCGGAGGGGACGTGATCGCCCAGCTGTCGAGATGGGCGCAGAGCGACGGATTCGAGGTGGAGTGGGTCGGCGTCGACCCCGACCCGCGCGCGCTCGAAGTCGCGCTCAGCCGCCCCGCTCCGCCCCGGACCACCTTCCTGTGCGCCGATGGTGCCGACCTGCTCGCCACCGGCGAGCGCTTCGACCTCGTGCTGTCCAATCACGTCGTGCACCACCTCACCCCCGCCGAGCTCGGCGAGTTCGTCGAGCAGTCCCGCGACTTGTCCCGCGGCATCGTGCTGCACAGCGACATCGAGCGCGGGCGACTCGCTTACGCGCTGTATGCGATCGGGGTCACGCCCTTCGCCGCCGGGACCTTCCTGCGCACGGACGGCCTGCGCTCCATCCGCCGCAGCTACCTGCAGGACGAGCTCGCCGATGTCCTCGGAACGCCGTGGCAGGTCGAGAAGTCCGCCCGGTTCCGCCTGCTGGCGGTGGCACCGGGCTCAGCCGGTGGTTGA
- a CDS encoding ABC transporter permease: MHTDPSPRTVGTPGPPSTAQSIALVAEREIASKLRSKAFVISTVILFLGALALVVWGGFSAGTSSGTPVAVTSDAASYVQDVPGLEVTDAADRAEAEALVTSGDVDAAIVGDPSSPVGVAVIAETSAPTQLLLSLAQVPPVELLNPSDTNPALRYLVALGFGIVFLLAASLFGGTIAQSVVEEKQTRVVELLISAIPTRALLAGKVVGNTILAMGQILVLAAVAVIGLTVTGQGEILQGLGAPIAWFAVFFFFGFILLAALFAAAAAMVSRQEDIGSTTTPLTMLIMAPYFLVIFFNDNPLVLTVMSYVPFSAPVGMPMRLYLGEAQWWEPILSLLILIATCIAAILIGARIYQNSLLRMGGRVKLREALRG; the protein is encoded by the coding sequence GTGCACACCGACCCGTCGCCGCGCACCGTCGGCACCCCGGGGCCGCCGAGCACCGCGCAGAGCATCGCGCTGGTCGCCGAGCGTGAGATCGCCTCGAAGCTGCGCAGCAAGGCGTTCGTCATCTCGACCGTGATCCTGTTCCTCGGGGCGCTTGCCCTGGTGGTCTGGGGCGGGTTCTCCGCCGGCACCTCGTCCGGCACTCCGGTCGCCGTCACCAGCGACGCCGCGTCGTACGTGCAGGACGTCCCCGGCCTCGAGGTCACCGATGCGGCGGACCGTGCCGAGGCCGAGGCGCTGGTCACGAGCGGAGACGTGGACGCCGCCATCGTCGGCGATCCCTCGTCGCCCGTCGGCGTCGCGGTCATCGCCGAGACGTCGGCGCCCACCCAGCTGCTGCTGAGCCTGGCCCAGGTGCCCCCGGTCGAGCTGCTGAACCCGTCGGACACCAACCCTGCGCTGCGCTACCTCGTCGCCCTCGGCTTCGGGATCGTCTTCCTCTTGGCCGCGTCGCTGTTCGGCGGGACGATCGCGCAGAGCGTCGTGGAGGAGAAGCAGACGCGGGTGGTCGAGTTGCTCATCTCGGCCATCCCGACGCGGGCGCTGCTGGCCGGCAAGGTCGTGGGCAACACCATCCTGGCCATGGGCCAGATCCTGGTGCTGGCCGCGGTGGCCGTGATCGGACTGACCGTGACCGGACAGGGTGAGATCCTGCAGGGCCTCGGCGCGCCGATCGCGTGGTTCGCGGTCTTCTTCTTCTTCGGCTTCATCCTGCTGGCGGCGCTGTTCGCCGCAGCGGCGGCGATGGTCTCGCGACAGGAGGACATCGGCTCGACCACGACGCCGCTGACGATGCTGATCATGGCGCCGTACTTCCTGGTCATCTTCTTCAACGACAACCCGCTGGTGCTGACGGTCATGTCGTACGTGCCTTTCTCCGCCCCGGTCGGGATGCCGATGCGCCTATACCTGGGCGAGGCGCAGTGGTGGGAACCGATCCTGTCGCTGCTCATCCTGATCGCGACGTGCATCGCCGCGATCCTGATCGGCGCGCGGATCTACCAGAACTCGCTGCTGCGGATGGGGGGGCGCGTGAAGCTGCGGGAGGCACTGCGCGGCTGA